A single window of Candidatus Flexicrinis affinis DNA harbors:
- a CDS encoding NADH-quinone oxidoreductase subunit B — MGVTPKLGNLGVVTTTLETAINWARTGATWPLLFGLACCAIEYMSTQAGRYDLARFGMELNRASPRQADLMIVAGRVTRKMAPVVRTLYDQMASPKWVISMGDCASCGGVYNNYAVVQGVDEIIPVDVYVAGCPPRPEQLMHGILTLQEKIKGERIQEWAS; from the coding sequence ATGGGAGTAACACCGAAGCTCGGTAACCTCGGCGTTGTTACGACGACGCTTGAAACGGCAATCAACTGGGCACGCACGGGTGCGACATGGCCGCTGTTGTTCGGCCTCGCGTGCTGCGCCATCGAATACATGAGCACGCAAGCAGGGCGCTACGATCTGGCTCGCTTCGGCATGGAGCTGAACCGCGCCAGCCCGCGTCAGGCCGATCTGATGATCGTCGCTGGCCGCGTGACGCGCAAGATGGCCCCGGTCGTGCGCACCCTGTACGATCAGATGGCCAGCCCCAAGTGGGTCATCAGCATGGGCGACTGCGCCTCGTGCGGCGGTGTCTATAACAACTACGCCGTCGTGCAGGGCGTTGACGAGATCATTCCGGTCGACGTGTACGTGGCCGGGTGCCCGCCGCGCCCCGAGCAGCTGATGCACGGAATCCTCACCCTGCAGGAGAAGATCAAGGGCGAACGGATTCAGGAGTGGGCGAGCTAA
- a CDS encoding NADH-quinone oxidoreductase subunit C, with protein sequence MVNIDPAKNPVEVLNSAIPGVVQDVVEFAGETTIVVDPQQIIPVMRVLRDTPGLIFNFMSDVSAVDYWEPGGVYDRPGRFAVCYHIYSMLYNVRLRVKVYLDEDEPEVETVSTVWPAANWLEREAMDLMGITFLNHPDPRRLLMPDDWHGHPHRRDTPLGYETVQFSFNAEEIMKHKPFAKE encoded by the coding sequence ATGGTCAACATCGATCCCGCCAAGAATCCGGTTGAGGTTCTGAATTCCGCGATCCCGGGCGTTGTCCAGGATGTCGTCGAGTTCGCGGGTGAGACGACGATCGTCGTCGACCCGCAGCAGATCATCCCGGTGATGCGCGTGCTGCGCGACACGCCGGGACTCATCTTCAACTTCATGAGCGATGTGAGTGCAGTGGATTACTGGGAACCGGGCGGTGTATACGACCGGCCCGGCCGGTTTGCCGTTTGCTACCACATCTATTCGATGCTCTACAACGTGCGCCTGCGCGTGAAGGTTTACCTCGATGAGGACGAGCCAGAGGTTGAGACTGTCAGCACCGTTTGGCCGGCGGCGAATTGGCTTGAACGCGAGGCGATGGATTTGATGGGCATCACGTTCCTCAATCATCCCGATCCGCGGCGGCTGCTGATGCCGGACGACTGGCACGGCCACCCGCACCGGCGCGATACTCCGCTGGGTTACGAGACCGTTCAGTTCTCGTTCAACGCGGAAGAGATCATGAAGCACAAGCCGTTCGCCAAAGAGTAG
- the nuoD gene encoding NADH dehydrogenase (quinone) subunit D: protein MAVNTASDAPITEWQGSIEDIKNLVTERALTGETMLLNMGPHHPSTHGVLRLLLELDGEEIVTCLPDIGYLHTGIEKTIESKTYEKGVTCTDRMDYLSPMSNNAVFCMAIEKLVDLDVPERAQVIRVICLELSRIASHLVWLGTHAIDLGAMSVFLYCFREREKILDMFEMLSGQRMMGSYLRPGGVWRDLTSDFMPALESFLDDFPRRVDDYEKLLTSNPLWLDRTQGIGVIEPDVALAWGISGASLRGSGVNWDIRKAMPYSGYEQYDFDVPLGEHGDVYDRYICRIKEMRESHKILRQAVKRLPSASGGFRSDNRKFVPPPRAELGQSMEAVIHHFKLWTEGFSVPDQEVYVAIESPRGEIGCYLHGTGGTRPRRVHFKTPSFMHIQAIPEMSRNHMIADLVAIVGSIDIVLGDCDR from the coding sequence ATGGCTGTAAACACGGCTTCGGACGCCCCGATCACCGAGTGGCAGGGGAGCATCGAGGACATCAAGAATCTGGTGACCGAGCGCGCCTTGACGGGCGAGACGATGCTGCTCAACATGGGCCCGCATCATCCGTCGACGCACGGCGTGCTGCGCCTGCTGCTTGAGCTGGATGGCGAAGAGATCGTCACCTGCCTGCCGGACATCGGTTACCTGCATACCGGCATCGAGAAGACCATCGAGAGCAAGACCTACGAGAAGGGCGTCACCTGCACCGACCGTATGGATTACCTCTCGCCGATGTCGAATAACGCCGTCTTCTGTATGGCGATCGAGAAGCTGGTCGACCTCGACGTGCCCGAGCGCGCGCAGGTAATCCGCGTAATCTGCCTCGAACTCTCGCGTATTGCGAGCCATCTGGTGTGGCTCGGTACGCACGCGATCGACCTCGGCGCGATGAGCGTCTTCCTCTACTGCTTCCGCGAGCGCGAGAAGATCCTCGATATGTTCGAGATGCTCTCGGGCCAGCGGATGATGGGAAGCTATCTGCGTCCCGGCGGCGTGTGGCGCGACCTGACCAGCGACTTCATGCCCGCGCTGGAATCATTTCTCGATGACTTCCCCCGGCGTGTTGACGACTACGAAAAGCTGTTGACGTCCAACCCGCTGTGGTTGGATCGCACGCAGGGGATCGGCGTGATCGAGCCGGATGTCGCGCTGGCGTGGGGTATCAGCGGCGCGAGCCTGCGCGGCAGCGGCGTCAACTGGGATATCCGCAAAGCCATGCCGTACAGCGGCTACGAGCAATACGACTTCGACGTGCCGCTCGGCGAACACGGCGACGTCTACGACCGCTACATCTGCCGCATCAAGGAAATGCGCGAGAGCCACAAGATTCTGCGGCAAGCCGTCAAGCGACTGCCGTCAGCCAGCGGCGGATTCCGCAGCGACAACCGCAAGTTCGTGCCGCCTCCGCGGGCAGAACTCGGCCAGAGCATGGAGGCGGTTATCCACCACTTCAAGCTGTGGACGGAAGGTTTCAGCGTGCCGGATCAGGAAGTGTACGTCGCCATCGAAAGCCCACGTGGCGAGATTGGCTGTTACCTGCATGGCACCGGCGGAACCAGGCCGCGCCGCGTGCATTTCAAGACACCGTCGTTCATGCACATTCAGGCGATTCCTGAAATGTCGCGCAACCACATGATTGCCGACTTGGTGGCGATCGTCGGGAGCATCGACATCGTGCTGGGCGACTGCGACCGCTAA
- a CDS encoding NAD(P)H-dependent oxidoreductase subunit E codes for MNTLQEKYADRIEATLAKYPDKRSAVMPLLYIAQEEYGWVSPEGIQDVAEVCDMDPTQVQSIAGFYTMYSEKPKGHYWLQVCTDLPCALKGADKFHKELKEHLGVSEGGTTEDGMFTVEHVMCLAACDKAPMLQCNFHYYENLDMEKMKVLLEQWRAEVNAQANKS; via the coding sequence ATGAACACGCTGCAAGAGAAGTACGCAGATCGCATCGAGGCGACGCTTGCCAAGTATCCGGACAAGCGATCGGCTGTCATGCCGCTGCTGTACATCGCGCAGGAAGAGTACGGCTGGGTCAGTCCCGAGGGAATTCAGGATGTCGCCGAGGTGTGCGACATGGACCCGACGCAGGTCCAATCCATCGCCGGCTTTTACACGATGTACTCGGAAAAGCCGAAGGGGCACTATTGGCTTCAGGTCTGCACGGATCTGCCCTGTGCGCTCAAGGGCGCCGACAAGTTCCACAAGGAACTGAAGGAGCATCTCGGAGTCAGCGAAGGTGGCACGACCGAAGACGGTATGTTCACGGTCGAGCATGTCATGTGCCTCGCCGCCTGCGACAAGGCGCCGATGCTGCAGTGCAACTTCCACTACTACGAGAACCTCGACATGGAAAAGATGAAGGTCCTTCTGGAGCAGTGGCGGGCCGAAGTCAACGCGCAAGCGAACAAGTCGTAA
- the nuoF gene encoding NADH-quinone oxidoreductase subunit NuoF translates to MSLNILFREKDIPNIREFSVYNKNGGYEGLKKALGMSRKQVIDEVKASNLRGRGGAGFPTGVKWSFIPQDNPINYVVVNADESETGTFKDRQIMENNPHQLIEGALICAYAIKAAAVYIYLRGEFWDVAHELDKHIADARKAGLFGPKGKLKDADGNPFRIDVFTHLGAGAYICGEESALLNSLEGKLGQPRVRPPFPANKGGGLYAEPTVVNNVETLANVPWIINNGADEYKKIGVGTSTGTKVFCLSGHVKNPGNYELPFGITFRELLYDYGGGPLDGREFKAILPSGGSGPIIRVTDEVLDTPLTYDDLRKFNSILGSASVIVMDDTTDIVWVASKVTKFFKHESCGKCTPCREGTYWLDKVLDRILAGEGKESDVDLIMSVAKNMQPTTLCALGEFAANPIIWTINAFPEDFKAWVDGSKKPAEEKAVARPARGRAATAATPAGD, encoded by the coding sequence ATGAGCCTCAACATTCTATTCCGCGAAAAGGACATCCCGAACATTCGGGAGTTCAGCGTCTATAACAAGAACGGCGGCTACGAAGGGCTGAAGAAGGCGCTCGGCATGAGCCGCAAGCAGGTGATCGACGAGGTCAAAGCGTCGAATCTGCGCGGGCGTGGTGGCGCAGGTTTCCCGACTGGCGTGAAATGGAGCTTCATCCCGCAGGACAACCCGATCAACTACGTCGTCGTCAACGCCGACGAGAGCGAAACCGGGACGTTTAAAGACCGTCAGATCATGGAGAACAACCCGCACCAGTTGATCGAAGGCGCGCTGATCTGTGCCTACGCGATCAAGGCCGCGGCGGTCTACATCTATCTGCGCGGCGAGTTCTGGGATGTCGCGCACGAGCTCGACAAGCACATCGCCGATGCGCGCAAGGCTGGGCTGTTCGGCCCGAAAGGCAAGCTCAAGGACGCAGACGGCAACCCGTTCAGGATTGACGTGTTCACCCATCTGGGCGCTGGCGCGTACATCTGCGGCGAGGAATCAGCCCTGCTCAACAGCCTCGAAGGAAAGCTGGGTCAACCGCGCGTGCGTCCGCCGTTCCCCGCCAATAAGGGCGGCGGCCTGTATGCCGAGCCTACCGTGGTCAATAACGTCGAGACGCTGGCTAACGTGCCGTGGATCATCAACAATGGCGCAGACGAGTACAAGAAGATCGGCGTGGGGACCAGTACCGGAACGAAAGTGTTCTGCTTGAGCGGCCACGTCAAGAACCCCGGCAACTACGAGCTTCCGTTCGGGATCACGTTCCGCGAACTGCTTTACGACTACGGCGGCGGCCCGCTGGACGGGCGCGAGTTCAAGGCGATCTTGCCGTCCGGTGGTTCCGGCCCGATCATCCGCGTGACCGACGAGGTGCTCGACACGCCGCTGACCTACGACGACCTGCGCAAGTTCAACTCGATTCTCGGCTCGGCGTCGGTGATCGTCATGGACGACACGACCGACATCGTATGGGTGGCGTCGAAAGTCACCAAGTTCTTCAAGCACGAGAGCTGCGGCAAATGCACGCCGTGCCGCGAGGGAACCTACTGGCTCGACAAGGTGCTCGACCGCATTCTTGCCGGCGAAGGAAAAGAGTCCGACGTCGACCTGATCATGAGCGTGGCGAAGAATATGCAGCCTACGACGCTGTGCGCGTTGGGCGAGTTCGCCGCCAACCCGATCATCTGGACGATCAACGCCTTCCCCGAGGACTTCAAGGCGTGGGTCGACGGAAGCAAGAAACCGGCTGAGGAGAAGGCTGTTGCACGCCCGGCCAGAGGCCGTGCGGCGACCGCCGCAACGCCCGCCGGCGACTAG
- a CDS encoding tetratricopeptide repeat protein, producing the protein MSDSSLWQRLRGWIVPSRAERQRELVSRIEALTHAIGLDANAAVLWVSRGEALLALGRAKEAASDFQRALTLAEEDLRTESWGVVAQAVRDRALLGLEQSQDSIRAARAGQKR; encoded by the coding sequence ATGTCCGACTCGTCGCTGTGGCAGCGTCTGCGGGGATGGATCGTACCGTCCCGCGCCGAACGCCAACGGGAACTCGTGAGTCGGATTGAGGCGCTAACCCATGCGATCGGGTTGGACGCCAATGCCGCGGTGTTGTGGGTCAGCCGCGGCGAAGCGCTGCTCGCACTTGGGCGCGCGAAGGAAGCCGCCAGCGACTTTCAGCGAGCGCTGACGCTGGCGGAAGAGGATTTGAGAACGGAATCTTGGGGGGTGGTCGCGCAGGCAGTCCGCGATCGCGCCCTACTCGGGCTAGAGCAGTCGCAGGACAGCATCCGGGCTGCGCGTGCGGGGCAGAAACGGTAA
- the nuoG gene encoding NADH-quinone oxidoreductase subunit NuoG yields the protein MAEQKRVTITIDGKAYDVPAGQNLVDAAKNAADNDIPVFCYHPKMAPVGMCRMCLVEMGTAERDPNTREVVHDENGNVKVRWMPKLQTACTQSVSDGMFIRTSTEQVIDARNNMLEFLLTSHPLDCPICDKGGECPLQNLTMAHGPGVSRMDYSDKMHLDKHVPLGDLIFLDEERCIQCARCIRFQDEIVGDDVLAFHERGRSLQIITNSDPGFDTYFSGNTTDICPVGALTTADFRFGARPWELTEVPSIDPWDAAGSNISLSTRLDRDFGGRAMIKRVMPRQNEWVNEIWISDKVRFGHHFTRAEERISAPLLRSNGNLNEVSWTEALDTVAGALKAANGDIGLIVGSGASNEDLWALRQVVNGLGSEQLGAWPVTHTGGDLITQVGVGKGTNLGTLGKGDVVLIVASDLEEEVPIWRLRIKQAHDRGATVIVANARKTRMDDFASHTFRYEAGKAAHWLADLKKSAPAAADAAKSAANLIVLTGAEGLTLEGHAALMQAAANLLIETDHVGKPNNGLLSTFPGANGVGQYYFGFTPEQSLAMAAKPPKVLLVAQTDILADDPTAATWLEKVETVISFSMLPDGITAKFAKVVLPIQSFAERDGTFTNGERRVQRFYTAQGPVGWALPLWQIATRLGEKLGQGNAKLSAAAVMKEIAASVPAFEGMDYRALSRVEKQYPDIGGSDNYYYGGTAYKNKGGLGMVIPTAADSGDSVKAGKVNLPDVPKAAKGEFVIIPATRLYNREAQFKPSTLVHPRVMVPYAEINSADAAKLGINSGDVVQISANGGSVRVRAHVNGGAPEGSVVLPRHLTDEPVPMAISVGQVSKV from the coding sequence ATGGCAGAACAGAAACGCGTCACGATTACCATTGACGGCAAGGCCTATGACGTACCGGCCGGGCAGAATCTGGTGGATGCCGCCAAGAACGCGGCGGACAACGACATCCCCGTATTCTGCTATCACCCGAAGATGGCGCCTGTCGGCATGTGCCGCATGTGCCTAGTCGAGATGGGCACGGCAGAGCGCGACCCGAACACGCGCGAGGTGGTTCACGACGAGAACGGTAACGTCAAAGTCCGTTGGATGCCCAAGCTGCAAACCGCTTGCACGCAGTCAGTCAGCGACGGCATGTTCATCCGCACGTCGACGGAGCAGGTCATCGACGCGCGCAACAACATGCTCGAGTTCTTGCTCACCAGCCATCCGCTGGATTGCCCGATCTGCGACAAGGGCGGCGAATGCCCGCTGCAGAACTTGACCATGGCGCATGGTCCCGGCGTGTCGCGCATGGATTACAGCGACAAGATGCACTTGGACAAGCACGTCCCGTTGGGCGATTTGATCTTCCTCGATGAAGAACGCTGCATCCAGTGCGCCCGCTGCATCCGTTTCCAAGACGAGATCGTCGGCGACGATGTGTTGGCCTTCCACGAGCGCGGCCGCAGTCTGCAAATCATTACCAACAGCGACCCCGGCTTCGACACCTATTTCAGCGGCAACACGACCGACATCTGCCCGGTTGGCGCGCTAACCACCGCGGACTTTCGCTTTGGTGCGCGCCCGTGGGAATTGACCGAAGTCCCGAGCATCGACCCGTGGGACGCCGCCGGTAGCAACATCAGCTTGAGCACCCGCCTCGACCGCGATTTCGGCGGCCGCGCGATGATCAAACGCGTGATGCCGCGCCAGAACGAGTGGGTCAACGAGATTTGGATCAGCGACAAGGTGCGTTTCGGGCATCATTTCACGCGCGCCGAGGAACGTATCAGCGCGCCTCTGCTGCGCAGCAATGGCAACTTGAACGAGGTGAGCTGGACTGAGGCACTCGACACTGTTGCCGGTGCGCTCAAGGCTGCCAACGGCGACATTGGTCTGATCGTTGGCAGCGGTGCAAGCAACGAAGACCTGTGGGCGCTGCGACAAGTGGTCAACGGGCTGGGCAGCGAGCAGTTGGGCGCGTGGCCAGTGACGCATACCGGCGGCGATTTGATCACGCAGGTCGGTGTCGGCAAGGGGACGAACCTCGGCACGCTCGGTAAGGGCGATGTCGTGCTGATCGTCGCCAGCGACCTCGAGGAAGAAGTGCCCATCTGGCGTCTGCGCATCAAGCAGGCGCACGACCGCGGCGCAACCGTGATTGTCGCCAACGCCCGCAAGACCCGCATGGACGACTTCGCATCGCACACCTTCCGCTATGAGGCCGGCAAGGCGGCGCATTGGCTCGCCGACCTGAAGAAGTCTGCGCCCGCAGCCGCCGATGCAGCCAAGTCGGCAGCGAACCTAATTGTGCTGACCGGCGCCGAGGGCCTCACGCTTGAGGGTCATGCTGCCCTGATGCAGGCCGCGGCGAACCTTCTGATCGAAACCGACCACGTTGGCAAGCCCAACAACGGCTTGCTTTCCACATTCCCCGGCGCCAACGGCGTCGGCCAGTACTACTTCGGTTTCACGCCGGAGCAGTCGCTGGCGATGGCCGCCAAGCCGCCGAAGGTGCTGCTCGTTGCGCAGACCGATATTCTTGCCGACGACCCGACTGCGGCCACATGGCTCGAAAAGGTCGAGACGGTCATCAGCTTCAGCATGCTGCCTGATGGCATCACTGCGAAGTTCGCAAAAGTCGTGCTGCCGATCCAGAGCTTCGCCGAGCGCGACGGAACGTTCACCAATGGCGAGCGGCGCGTGCAGCGGTTCTATACCGCGCAAGGCCCGGTCGGATGGGCGCTGCCGCTGTGGCAGATCGCGACCCGGCTTGGCGAGAAGCTCGGGCAGGGCAATGCGAAGTTGTCCGCCGCCGCGGTGATGAAGGAAATCGCCGCTTCGGTACCGGCGTTCGAAGGCATGGACTACCGCGCGCTGAGCAGAGTCGAGAAGCAGTACCCGGATATCGGCGGGTCGGACAACTACTACTACGGCGGTACAGCCTACAAGAACAAGGGCGGTCTCGGTATGGTGATCCCGACCGCGGCCGACAGCGGCGACTCGGTGAAGGCCGGGAAGGTCAACCTGCCTGACGTGCCAAAAGCCGCGAAGGGCGAGTTCGTCATCATCCCGGCGACCCGCCTCTATAACCGCGAGGCGCAGTTCAAGCCGAGCACGTTGGTGCACCCACGCGTTATGGTTCCGTACGCCGAGATCAACAGTGCCGATGCCGCCAAACTGGGTATCAACAGCGGCGACGTCGTGCAGATCAGCGCCAACGGGGGCAGTGTCCGCGTCCGGGCGCACGTCAACGGCGGCGCGCCGGAGGGCAGCGTTGTGCTGCCGCGCCACCTGACCGATGAGCCTGTTCCCATGGCAATCTCCGTGGGACAGGTCAGCAAGGTCTAA